TTAAAACCTATTCTTTTTGATATTTGTTTGAAAACAATAAAGTTAGATTAATCTAAAAAATGATTATGGTTTATTGATTTAGCTCATATTAAAATCATACAAAATATTAGCATAAAAGGAATTTTGCAATGTCTGAAAATCATGCTAGAAACATAAACCGTTATGAATTTGAAACTGAGTTAATTACTAGAGCGTGGCAAAATGAAGAATTCAAGCAAAAATTGATAGATAATCCTAAAGCTATCTATGCGGAAGAGTTGCAACAAAAGCTTCCCCAAAATATAGAAATCAAAACTATCGAAGAAACAGCTAATAGTCTTTACTTAGTGCTACCTCAAAATCCTGCTGAGATTAAAGTCAGTGAAGAATTATCTGAAGAGGCATTAGAATCTGTTGCTGGAGGTGGTGTG
Above is a genomic segment from Coleofasciculaceae cyanobacterium containing:
- a CDS encoding NHLP leader peptide family RiPP precursor, encoding MSENHARNINRYEFETELITRAWQNEEFKQKLIDNPKAIYAEELQQKLPQNIEIKTIEETANSLYLVLPQNPAEIKVSEELSEEALESVAGGGVIGGVLIRLEVI